A single genomic interval of Gossypium raimondii isolate GPD5lz chromosome 11, ASM2569854v1, whole genome shotgun sequence harbors:
- the LOC105761216 gene encoding zinc transporter ZTP29: MVTFRELMMWRTTFRFVPEQLKSRAYLFPSSLSPEILEGLLGSVGGVMAFLTLHEMLPLVFDYSGQKQAVKAVFFGMAFMSASLYFLELSLPKDMSL, from the exons ATGGTTACTTTCCGG GAATTGATGATGTGGAGGACTACGTTTCG GTTTGTTCCCGAGCAGCTTAAGTCCCGAGCTTATCTGTTCCCGAGCAGCTTAAGTCCCGAAATTCTCGAGGGCTTGTTAGGATCAG ttgGTGGGGTGATGGCCTTCCTAACATTACATGAAATGCTGCCATTGGTATTTGACTATTCCGGGCAGAAGCAAGCTGTCAAGGCTGTGTTCTTCGGGATGGCTTTCATGTCTGCAAG CCTATACTTTCTCGAACTAAGCTTACCGAAGGACATGAGCTTGTAA